One Funiculus sociatus GB2-C1 genomic window carries:
- the rsgA gene encoding ribosome small subunit-dependent GTPase A, which translates to MNLEVLGWNSFFAKNFNSYLQQEYTLGRVAIEQKNTYLLYTEFGEQRAEVTGKMRHQAGGRADFPAVGDWVVISLLNGEERAIIHEILPRKSKFSRKTVGAITDEQIIGTNIDTVFLVSGLDGDFNVRRIERYLILVWESGANPVIILNKADLCDRVEERRVEIEAIAPGVEIIILSAIAQLGLEALTPYLSTGQTVALIGSSGVGKSTITNQLVGEDIQAVQSVRLGDSRGRHTTTHRELIILPSGGLLIDTPGMREIQIWAGNEGLQSTFSDIETIAKLCRFRDCQHEKEPGCAVQQAIFEGTLDKQRFHNYQKLEQEVAYLSRKQDKKAQLVEKEKWKKIHKALRKNPKR; encoded by the coding sequence ATGAATTTAGAGGTATTAGGCTGGAATAGTTTTTTTGCCAAAAACTTCAATAGCTATTTGCAACAGGAATATACTCTTGGGCGAGTCGCTATAGAGCAGAAAAACACTTACCTTCTCTATACTGAGTTTGGAGAGCAAAGAGCAGAAGTCACGGGGAAAATGCGCCACCAAGCCGGAGGACGCGCAGACTTTCCGGCGGTAGGAGATTGGGTAGTAATTAGCCTGCTCAACGGCGAAGAAAGAGCAATAATCCATGAGATTTTGCCGCGCAAAAGTAAATTTTCTCGGAAAACTGTAGGCGCAATTACAGATGAGCAAATCATTGGTACTAACATTGATACGGTATTTCTAGTTTCGGGATTAGATGGGGATTTCAATGTTAGAAGAATTGAACGCTATCTGATTTTAGTTTGGGAAAGTGGCGCTAATCCAGTCATCATTCTGAATAAAGCAGACTTGTGCGATCGAGTTGAGGAAAGACGAGTTGAAATAGAAGCGATCGCACCCGGTGTAGAGATTATCATTCTGAGCGCGATCGCCCAGCTTGGACTAGAAGCCTTAACTCCTTACCTTAGCACTGGGCAAACTGTAGCCCTAATTGGTTCTTCTGGAGTGGGAAAATCCACGATTACGAATCAATTAGTAGGTGAAGACATTCAAGCTGTTCAATCAGTCCGCCTTGGAGATAGTCGCGGTCGTCACACCACAACACATCGAGAGTTAATCATCTTACCTTCTGGGGGTTTGCTAATAGATACTCCGGGAATGCGAGAAATACAAATATGGGCTGGAAATGAAGGTTTGCAGTCAACTTTTTCGGATATCGAAACTATCGCAAAGTTGTGTCGCTTCCGCGACTGTCAACATGAGAAAGAACCTGGATGTGCAGTGCAACAGGCGATTTTTGAGGGTACGCTTGATAAGCAACGTTTCCACAACTATCAAAAGCTGGAACAAGAAGTTGCATATTTGAGCCGCAAACAAGATAAAAAGGCGCAATTAGTCGAGAAAGAGAAATGGAAAAAAATCCATAAAGCTTTGAGGAAAAATCCCAAGCGTTAA